The following are encoded in a window of Chitinophagaceae bacterium genomic DNA:
- a CDS encoding twin-arginine translocation signal domain-containing protein, which translates to MNRNNSGISPRRKFLGTIATGAAAFGLSTFGASTRANAGIVSSLENKTDHPETRKNGLTR; encoded by the coding sequence ATGAACAGAAACAATTCAGGAATATCACCCCGCCGGAAATTCCTGGGAACCATTGCTACAGGCGCTGCTGCATTCGGACTATCCACCTTCGGTGCATCTACCAGGGCGAATGCAGGCATAGTATCCTCTCTTGAAAACAAAACAGATCACCCGGAGACCCGGAAGAATGGTTTAACCAGATAA
- a CDS encoding acetyl-CoA C-acyltransferase — MREVYIISAVRTPIGSFGGSLKDLTATQLGAIAIKGALKKAGIAPELVEEVLMGSVVQANLGQAPAHQAAKFAGLPDTVCSTTINKVCASAMKAIVQGAQSILLGDADVVVAGGMESMSNAPFYADSLRWGNKYGNAQLIDGLAKDGLTDVYDGKAMGNAAELCAATCGITREDQDAFAIESYKRSQAAIESGKFDEEIVPVEIPQKKGDPLLFTKDEEPYKVKFDKVAGLKGAFQKDGTVTAANASTMNDGAAALVLVSKEKAAALGLKPIAKIVSYADASQEPVWFTTAPAVAVPKAVAKAGLKMEDIEYWELNEAFSVVGIENSRRMKLDPSKVNVNGGAVSIGHPLGCSGARIVVTLINVLKQNKAKYGAAGICHGGGGASAIVIENI, encoded by the coding sequence ATGAGAGAAGTGTATATCATTTCAGCGGTTCGTACCCCCATTGGAAGTTTTGGAGGTTCATTAAAAGATCTTACGGCCACCCAGTTGGGCGCCATCGCCATAAAAGGCGCTTTAAAAAAGGCCGGTATTGCCCCCGAACTGGTAGAAGAGGTTCTGATGGGTTCTGTGGTACAGGCAAACCTGGGACAGGCGCCTGCACACCAGGCTGCAAAATTTGCCGGCCTGCCGGATACGGTCTGCAGCACAACCATTAACAAGGTCTGTGCCAGCGCCATGAAAGCCATTGTGCAGGGCGCTCAAAGCATATTGCTGGGCGATGCCGATGTGGTGGTTGCCGGAGGTATGGAAAGCATGAGCAATGCTCCTTTTTATGCCGATAGCCTTCGCTGGGGCAATAAATATGGCAATGCACAATTAATAGACGGCCTTGCAAAGGATGGCCTCACCGATGTATATGATGGTAAAGCAATGGGTAATGCTGCAGAGCTTTGTGCTGCAACCTGCGGAATAACAAGGGAAGACCAGGATGCTTTTGCCATTGAAAGTTATAAGAGGAGCCAGGCTGCCATTGAAAGCGGGAAATTTGATGAAGAGATCGTACCGGTGGAAATTCCGCAGAAGAAAGGAGACCCCCTGCTTTTTACAAAGGACGAAGAACCGTATAAAGTAAAGTTCGATAAAGTGGCAGGCCTGAAGGGCGCATTTCAGAAGGATGGGACGGTAACTGCCGCCAATGCTTCCACCATGAATGACGGCGCTGCCGCCCTTGTTCTGGTGAGTAAGGAAAAAGCAGCGGCACTGGGTTTGAAACCCATCGCTAAAATAGTATCTTACGCCGATGCCAGCCAGGAGCCGGTATGGTTTACCACAGCACCGGCAGTAGCCGTACCCAAAGCAGTTGCCAAAGCCGGACTGAAAATGGAAGACATTGAATACTGGGAACTGAATGAGGCATTTTCGGTGGTAGGCATTGAGAACAGCCGCCGCATGAAACTGGATCCGTCCAAAGTAAATGTGAATGGCGGCGCTGTTTCGATCGGTCATCCGCTGGGCTGCAGCGGTGCAAGGATCGTGGTGACACTGATCAATGTATTAAAGCAGAACAAAGCTAAATACGGCGCTGCAGGGATCTGCCACGGAGGAGGAGGGGCCAGTGCCATTGTGATAGAAAATATATAA
- a CDS encoding GNAT family N-acetyltransferase, with protein MESEYVIRKATLNDVEFLADVIIGAEKSFTENLGLANFFELSEEKVKELIIAMLQEEVDGCDFSVSSYFIAWYGDKPVGALGGWVEGYYDGMSSNLLKSNLISYVFPRESVIKAQAKMEMIKEMLHIERPMGTYQLEYVFVDDNHRGKRITQQLMDVHLAYAKELDPNICRAQLSCFENNTSIIKAHERNGYVRMKRYVCENDDILKYLPFNVKVLLEKQF; from the coding sequence ATGGAATCAGAATACGTGATCAGGAAAGCCACCCTGAATGATGTTGAATTTTTAGCCGATGTGATCATTGGCGCAGAAAAAAGTTTTACGGAAAACCTCGGCCTCGCCAATTTCTTTGAATTGTCGGAAGAAAAGGTAAAGGAACTCATCATTGCCATGCTGCAGGAAGAAGTGGATGGCTGCGATTTTTCGGTGAGCAGCTATTTCATTGCCTGGTATGGCGATAAGCCGGTGGGCGCTTTGGGCGGCTGGGTAGAAGGCTATTACGATGGCATGTCATCCAACCTGCTTAAGTCTAATCTGATCTCCTATGTTTTCCCCAGGGAAAGCGTGATCAAGGCCCAGGCCAAAATGGAGATGATCAAAGAAATGCTGCACATTGAACGGCCCATGGGTACCTACCAGCTTGAATATGTATTTGTGGACGATAACCACCGGGGAAAACGCATCACCCAGCAACTGATGGATGTGCACCTGGCATACGCAAAAGAACTTGACCCGAATATCTGCAGGGCCCAGTTATCCTGCTTCGAAAACAATACTTCCATCATCAAGGCGCATGAAAGAAACGGGTATGTGCGGATGAAAAGATATGTGTGCGAGAATGATGACATTCTAAAATACCTTCCTTTTAATGTAAAGGTGTTGCTGGAGAAGCAATTTTAA
- a CDS encoding UbiD family decarboxylase has protein sequence MVYRSLEDCLLDLERNGQLIRIKEEVDPYLEMAAIHLRVHEAGGPALLFENVKGSKFRAASNIFGTLERSEFIFRDTLKTVQQLIELKDDPVKAIKSPLKNFSAGLAALNALPKKDPATRPVLYEEIKISDIPQVHHWPMDGGAFVTLPQVYTEDIEKPGIMHANLGMYRIQLSGNDYEPGKEAGLHYQLHRGIGVHQSKASQKGLPLKVSVFAGGPPAHSVAAVMPLPEGISEMTFAGVLGARRFRYTYEDGFCISTDADFVITGEVYPNDNKPEGPFGDHLGYYSLKHDFPVMKVHKVYARKNAIWPFTVVGRPPQEDTSFGQLIHKMTGKALQQEIPGLKEVHAVDAAGVHPLLLAIGSERYTPYAQAKQPAEILTIANHILGTGQLSLAKFLFITAGDEHTLSTHNVEEYFNYVLQRIDLKRDIHFYTNTTMDTLDYSGTGLNSGSKVVLAAYGPSRRELNTEVPAVLKDLQSFENARLVMPGVIALQARPFTNYEAAVKEMEMLNEQCGMYNDQLKGIPLIVICDDAAFVSQRLNNFLWVTFTRCNPSYDMYGINPFTEKKHWGCHGPLVIDARIKPHHAPPVEKDAATEKRIDRLFETGGSLYRVI, from the coding sequence ATGGTCTATCGCTCTCTTGAAGATTGTTTACTCGACCTGGAACGCAATGGCCAGCTCATCCGCATCAAAGAAGAAGTTGATCCGTACCTGGAAATGGCGGCCATTCACCTGCGGGTGCACGAGGCCGGCGGGCCGGCACTGCTGTTTGAAAATGTAAAAGGAAGTAAGTTCAGGGCGGCATCCAATATCTTCGGCACGCTGGAACGAAGTGAATTCATTTTCCGGGATACGTTAAAGACCGTTCAGCAACTGATCGAATTGAAGGACGACCCGGTAAAGGCCATTAAAAGCCCCCTTAAGAATTTCAGTGCCGGCTTAGCAGCGCTGAATGCATTGCCGAAGAAGGATCCGGCAACAAGACCGGTCTTGTATGAAGAGATAAAAATTTCCGACATACCCCAGGTCCATCACTGGCCGATGGATGGAGGGGCCTTTGTAACCCTGCCCCAGGTGTATACAGAGGATATTGAAAAGCCCGGCATCATGCATGCCAACCTGGGCATGTACCGCATCCAGTTATCCGGCAATGATTATGAACCGGGCAAAGAAGCTGGCCTGCATTATCAATTGCACCGGGGTATTGGTGTTCATCAGTCCAAAGCCAGTCAAAAAGGCTTACCGCTTAAAGTAAGTGTGTTTGCCGGCGGGCCGCCGGCGCATAGTGTGGCCGCTGTGATGCCGCTGCCGGAAGGGATCAGTGAAATGACATTTGCCGGCGTACTGGGTGCACGAAGGTTCAGGTACACATATGAAGATGGGTTTTGCATAAGCACCGATGCTGATTTTGTAATTACGGGGGAAGTGTATCCAAATGATAACAAACCCGAAGGACCTTTTGGTGATCACCTGGGTTATTACAGTTTAAAACACGATTTTCCTGTAATGAAAGTGCATAAGGTTTATGCAAGAAAGAATGCCATCTGGCCTTTTACGGTTGTTGGCCGCCCGCCGCAGGAAGATACCAGTTTTGGCCAACTCATTCATAAAATGACCGGCAAAGCTTTGCAGCAGGAAATACCGGGACTGAAAGAAGTGCATGCCGTTGATGCGGCAGGGGTTCACCCGTTATTACTTGCCATCGGCAGCGAAAGATATACACCATATGCACAGGCAAAACAACCGGCTGAGATATTAACCATTGCCAACCATATTTTAGGTACCGGGCAACTGAGTCTTGCTAAATTTTTATTTATAACCGCCGGTGATGAGCATACGTTAAGCACACACAATGTTGAAGAATACTTCAACTATGTTTTGCAGCGGATCGATCTGAAAAGAGATATCCATTTTTATACAAACACCACCATGGATACCCTGGACTATTCGGGCACCGGTCTTAACAGCGGAAGCAAGGTTGTGCTGGCTGCCTACGGACCATCCCGGAGGGAACTGAATACTGAAGTGCCTGCTGTATTGAAGGATCTGCAGTCGTTTGAAAATGCCCGGCTGGTAATGCCGGGGGTAATTGCCCTGCAGGCAAGGCCATTTACAAATTATGAAGCGGCTGTTAAGGAGATGGAAATGCTCAATGAGCAATGTGGGATGTACAATGATCAATTAAAAGGCATTCCGCTGATCGTGATCTGTGATGATGCCGCTTTTGTAAGCCAAAGACTCAATAACTTTTTGTGGGTAACATTCACCCGTTGCAACCCTTCGTATGATATGTATGGGATCAACCCTTTTACCGAAAAGAAGCACTGGGGCTGTCATGGGCCACTGGTGATCGATGCCCGGATCAAGCCTCATCATGCTCCGCCCGTGGAAAAAGATGCCGCTACAGAAAAAAGGATTGACAGGCTTTTTGAAACGGGGGGCAGTTTATACCGGGTCATTTAA
- a CDS encoding DUF3857 domain-containing protein: MKTAAFSFLLVLFFPLGTIAQKGQPGFGKVDKADLLMTDCDFDKGAAALVLLDYGNTYYDRGTVGFSTFKTVYERRTRIKILKESGIALADVRIPYYNRNNEQKILKLNANTYNLDASGKVQTTEVKKSSIYSKKVDASHAAMIIAFPEVKVGSIIEYSYSIETETINLNDWYFQHRIPVRFSEYQLKIPQFFRFSIQPNVVDPIEDKQDVSTEIISMAEGALETKVLTSKYTMHNLLGIKDEPFMGAAKDYMQRIEFHLTQIDYGDRTDDISTKWSDIIKDLKKDESFGLQLEHNVPAAAPLVEEAKRVADAEQRMKFLYNKLRQDLTWNEDNGIYTDIGIARTWETKKGNLADINLLLIKLLNDACIKAQLILFSTRDNGLAVPNYPNKSQFNSVMAIVTINNNHFVLDATNKVIHYRLIPEEVVNTNGFIVEGENGRWKEIISGRNHYKVTAAVQGEIDAEGNMKGSCLVNCYDYARVQRCEEWNSNKQKFKEDHFLKPYPSVRVEELTINNAEADSMPLEQKVKFSSVLNSSGNYKYFSVNLFSDLDINHFVSETRSSDVDFGVHQDYNLFGNFTIPADYVFDGLPENIAMATADRGIIFNRTVNADGNLLNIRITVEFKRTFYPADSYPDFREFHKKMFDKLNEQVVIKKKTAP, encoded by the coding sequence ATGAAAACGGCCGCTTTCTCATTCCTGCTCGTTCTTTTTTTCCCGTTGGGCACCATTGCACAAAAGGGACAACCCGGTTTTGGTAAAGTGGATAAGGCCGACCTGCTGATGACGGACTGCGATTTTGACAAGGGGGCCGCTGCCCTCGTACTGCTTGATTACGGCAATACCTATTACGACCGGGGTACCGTGGGGTTCTCCACATTTAAGACCGTTTATGAAAGGAGGACACGCATCAAAATATTAAAAGAGAGCGGGATCGCACTGGCAGACGTGCGCATACCGTATTACAACCGCAACAATGAACAGAAGATCTTAAAACTAAATGCGAATACTTACAACCTGGATGCTTCCGGTAAGGTTCAGACCACGGAAGTAAAAAAATCATCCATTTATTCAAAAAAAGTTGATGCCAGTCACGCAGCCATGATCATTGCGTTTCCCGAAGTAAAAGTGGGGAGCATCATTGAATATAGTTACAGCATTGAAACAGAGACCATCAACCTCAATGACTGGTATTTCCAGCACCGCATCCCGGTACGGTTCAGCGAATACCAGCTGAAGATTCCCCAGTTCTTCCGTTTTTCCATACAGCCGAATGTAGTTGACCCCATTGAAGACAAACAGGATGTAAGCACAGAGATCATTTCCATGGCGGAAGGAGCGCTTGAAACCAAAGTGCTGACGAGCAAATACACCATGCACAACCTGTTGGGGATAAAAGATGAACCCTTCATGGGCGCCGCAAAGGATTATATGCAGCGGATAGAATTTCACTTAACACAGATCGACTACGGCGACCGTACAGATGATATCAGTACGAAATGGAGTGATATCATAAAAGACCTGAAAAAAGATGAAAGTTTCGGGCTGCAACTTGAGCACAATGTACCGGCTGCTGCTCCACTGGTTGAAGAAGCAAAACGGGTGGCGGATGCTGAACAGCGGATGAAATTCCTGTATAATAAACTACGCCAGGACCTTACCTGGAATGAGGATAACGGCATTTATACCGATATCGGTATCGCCAGGACATGGGAAACAAAAAAGGGTAACCTGGCAGACATCAACCTGTTGCTGATAAAACTGCTGAATGATGCCTGCATAAAGGCCCAACTCATTCTTTTCAGTACACGGGACAACGGCCTTGCAGTGCCCAACTACCCCAACAAAAGCCAGTTCAACAGCGTGATGGCGATTGTGACCATCAACAATAATCATTTTGTCCTGGATGCAACCAACAAAGTGATCCATTACAGGCTCATCCCGGAAGAAGTGGTAAATACGAACGGGTTCATCGTGGAAGGCGAGAACGGGCGGTGGAAAGAGATCATTTCAGGCAGGAATCATTATAAGGTAACGGCTGCTGTACAGGGCGAAATAGATGCAGAAGGGAATATGAAAGGCAGCTGCCTAGTGAATTGTTACGATTATGCCCGGGTGCAGCGTTGTGAAGAATGGAACAGCAATAAACAGAAATTCAAGGAAGATCATTTTTTAAAGCCCTACCCTTCTGTACGGGTGGAAGAACTTACCATCAACAATGCGGAAGCGGATTCGATGCCGCTGGAGCAGAAAGTGAAATTCAGTTCCGTGCTCAACAGTTCGGGCAATTACAAATATTTCAGCGTAAATCTTTTTTCCGACCTGGACATAAACCATTTCGTTTCAGAGACCCGGTCATCGGATGTGGATTTTGGCGTACACCAGGATTATAACCTGTTTGGTAATTTCACCATTCCTGCCGATTATGTTTTTGACGGGCTGCCCGAAAACATTGCCATGGCCACTGCCGACAGGGGTATCATATTCAACCGCACCGTGAATGCAGATGGGAACCTCCTGAACATACGGATCACGGTGGAATTCAAACGGACCTTCTACCCTGCCGACAGTTACCCGGATTTCCGGGAGTTTCACAAAAAGATGTTTGATAAACTGAATGAGCAGGTGGTGATAAAGAAGAAAACAGCGCCCTGA
- a CDS encoding TraB/GumN family protein: MIRLLYLAILLLIKGPAEAQAPVQFKTNPDNNTVLWEVSGNGLTTSSYLLGTFHLLCKEDVLFSDALKQAVKNASAVYMELDMDDITTILGGLNMMQMKNGKKLKDLFTAEEYKRVESFFKDSLKTSLGFYQGTKPMMLTSLIYPKLMECKTVSGVEQQLAKLAKENKKELLGLETLAFQASVFDSIPYEAQAVELLKTIDSLQRSKRFFDSMVSAYKNQDMAAMERMMNDKDYGMEDKQDMMLDNRNRNWVGQLKTIMHKDPVFVAVGAGHLPGQAGLIALLRKEGFVVRPLENK; encoded by the coding sequence TTGATCAGACTTCTTTACCTGGCAATCCTTCTCTTGATAAAAGGGCCTGCTGAAGCACAGGCTCCCGTTCAGTTCAAAACAAACCCGGATAATAATACCGTGTTGTGGGAAGTAAGCGGCAACGGGCTTACAACATCCAGTTACCTGCTCGGTACCTTTCACCTGCTTTGTAAAGAGGATGTGCTATTCAGTGATGCACTGAAACAGGCGGTAAAAAATGCTTCGGCGGTTTACATGGAACTGGACATGGATGATATTACCACCATCTTGGGGGGATTGAACATGATGCAGATGAAGAACGGTAAAAAACTGAAGGACCTTTTTACGGCTGAAGAATACAAACGGGTGGAATCATTTTTTAAGGATTCGCTGAAAACATCGCTTGGTTTTTACCAGGGAACCAAGCCCATGATGCTTACCTCGCTCATTTATCCCAAACTGATGGAATGTAAAACGGTGAGTGGCGTGGAGCAGCAACTGGCAAAGCTGGCCAAGGAAAACAAGAAGGAACTGCTGGGGCTGGAGACCCTCGCGTTCCAGGCATCTGTTTTTGACAGCATTCCCTATGAGGCCCAGGCGGTTGAACTCCTCAAAACGATCGACAGCCTGCAAAGGTCAAAACGCTTCTTCGACTCGATGGTGAGTGCTTATAAGAACCAGGACATGGCTGCCATGGAGCGGATGATGAATGACAAGGATTACGGGATGGAAGACAAACAAGATATGATGCTCGACAACCGGAACAGGAACTGGGTAGGGCAACTGAAAACCATCATGCATAAAGACCCGGTATTTGTTGCTGTTGGCGCCGGTCATTTACCAGGCCAGGCAGGACTGATCGCTTTGCTGCGGAAGGAAGGGTTTGTGGTCAGGCCGCTGGAGAATAAGTAA
- a CDS encoding DUF721 domain-containing protein has protein sequence MGEISLQDAINQFLQKSRLKNGIQALRIEDVWEEVMGKTIAKYTDKIQIIHSTLYITTSVAPLKNELLFQKEKIKERVNDALGEKTIKDVVIK, from the coding sequence ATGGGAGAAATTTCATTACAGGATGCCATCAACCAGTTCCTTCAAAAAAGCCGGCTCAAGAACGGCATACAGGCATTGCGTATTGAAGACGTGTGGGAAGAAGTGATGGGGAAAACAATCGCCAAATACACCGACAAGATACAGATCATCCATTCCACCTTGTACATAACTACGTCGGTTGCCCCGCTCAAGAATGAATTGCTTTTTCAAAAAGAAAAGATAAAGGAAAGGGTAAATGATGCATTGGGTGAAAAGACGATCAAGGATGTGGTCATTAAGTAA
- a CDS encoding DNA replication/repair protein RecF, with protein MLFLRKITLTQFKNYNLHSFVFDERVTGICGLNGRGKTNLLDAIYYCCFTKSYFSKTDGLSIQFDHDGFRLEAIFKTAAEDQKLTCINRLAGKKELLLNDVPYEKFSQHIGKFPAVMVAPDDIELITGGSEERRRFMDTVLSEMDADYLQDLIKYNKVLQQRNSLLKRFAEQGKTDWPLLEVLDEQFMGPGNRIYEKRKQFTEAMIPLVQQFYTQIAGKEEKVSIQYNSQLNETDLYSLLNQYREKDFLLQRSNAGIHKDDITMQLDGQVFKTTASQGQRKSLLFALKLAEFELLKINKGFTPLLLLDDVFEKLDDNRMHRLLHWVCTENIGQVFITDTHRERLEEAFEKLGTEYQIVEL; from the coding sequence ATGTTATTTCTTCGTAAAATAACCCTCACCCAGTTCAAGAACTATAACCTCCATTCTTTCGTTTTCGATGAAAGAGTTACCGGCATCTGTGGCCTAAACGGCCGGGGCAAGACCAACCTGCTGGATGCCATCTATTACTGCTGCTTTACCAAAAGTTATTTCAGTAAAACGGACGGATTGAGCATTCAGTTCGACCATGACGGTTTCAGGCTGGAAGCCATCTTTAAAACAGCAGCGGAAGACCAGAAACTCACCTGCATCAACCGGCTTGCCGGTAAAAAAGAATTGCTCCTCAATGATGTGCCTTATGAAAAATTCTCGCAGCACATCGGCAAATTCCCCGCCGTGATGGTGGCCCCGGATGATATTGAACTCATCACCGGCGGCAGCGAAGAAAGGCGCCGGTTCATGGATACCGTGCTGAGTGAGATGGATGCAGACTACTTGCAGGATCTTATTAAATACAATAAGGTTTTACAACAGCGGAACAGTTTGTTAAAGCGATTTGCCGAACAGGGAAAAACGGACTGGCCCCTGCTGGAAGTGCTGGACGAACAATTCATGGGGCCGGGAAACCGTATCTATGAAAAAAGAAAACAGTTCACCGAAGCCATGATCCCGCTGGTGCAGCAATTTTATACACAGATCGCCGGAAAAGAGGAAAAGGTTTCCATTCAATACAACAGCCAGCTGAATGAAACAGATCTTTACAGCCTGCTTAACCAGTACCGGGAAAAGGATTTCCTTTTACAGCGCAGTAATGCGGGCATTCACAAAGACGATATAACGATGCAGCTGGATGGCCAGGTATTTAAGACCACGGCTTCGCAGGGGCAGCGTAAGAGTCTGTTGTTCGCTTTGAAACTGGCAGAGTTTGAGTTGCTGAAAATTAATAAGGGTTTCACCCCCCTCCTTTTGCTGGATGACGTTTTTGAGAAACTGGACGATAACCGCATGCACCGGCTATTGCATTGGGTTTGCACCGAAAACATCGGCCAGGTGTTCATTACCGATACGCACCGGGAACGGCTGGAAGAAGCGTTTGAAAAACTGGGGACGGAGTACCAGATCGTTGAATTGTAA
- a CDS encoding gliding motility-associated C-terminal domain-containing protein gives MSQCIGNTNSTINAAVCNSYVLNGHIYTSTGTYTQVIANAAGCDSIITLNLIINRKFTSINATICEGQTYYAGGANQTTSGIYKDTLLTSLGCDSVITTTLTVHPKPNPDLGPDRNLCVSSAAIITPGVFNSYLWQDNSTQPNFTVNSIGTYWVKVTDVNTCTATDSLKVLAIDTVPKNFLPPDQKICYGNEVKISVPGYKDYLWNTGSTLGNISLRSFGTFYLTVTDNNNCSGTDSITILRANCIPIGIPNAFTPNGDGKNDVFKPTINQAVQNFSFIVFNRYGEKVFETNEYGKGWDGTYKGKNQPSGSYVYRITFSNIYGWESVNNGSFLLIR, from the coding sequence ATGAGTCAATGTATTGGGAATACAAACTCTACTATTAATGCTGCTGTTTGTAATAGCTATGTATTGAATGGACATATCTATACAAGCACTGGTACATATACACAGGTTATTGCAAACGCTGCAGGTTGCGATAGTATCATCACGCTTAACCTGATCATCAACAGGAAATTCACTTCAATAAACGCAACCATCTGCGAAGGACAAACCTACTACGCCGGTGGCGCCAACCAAACTACTTCAGGTATTTATAAAGATACGTTGCTTACCAGCCTTGGTTGTGATTCTGTGATTACAACAACCTTAACAGTACATCCCAAACCAAACCCCGACCTGGGCCCTGACAGAAATCTTTGTGTGTCTTCAGCGGCGATAATTACCCCGGGAGTCTTTAACAGCTATCTCTGGCAGGATAACAGCACGCAACCAAACTTCACGGTCAACAGTATTGGTACATACTGGGTAAAAGTTACCGATGTCAATACTTGTACTGCAACAGACAGCCTGAAGGTATTGGCAATAGATACCGTACCTAAGAACTTCTTACCGCCTGATCAAAAGATATGTTATGGTAACGAAGTAAAAATATCCGTGCCGGGATATAAGGACTATTTGTGGAATACAGGTTCCACTTTGGGGAATATTTCGCTGAGGAGTTTCGGAACATTCTACCTCACTGTAACAGATAATAATAACTGCAGCGGTACGGACTCGATAACCATTCTAAGGGCCAACTGCATTCCCATCGGCATACCCAATGCATTTACACCGAATGGCGATGGAAAAAATGATGTTTTCAAGCCTACCATTAACCAGGCTGTTCAGAACTTCAGTTTTATTGTATTCAACCGCTACGGTGAAAAAGTATTTGAGACAAACGAATACGGGAAAGGTTGGGATGGAACTTACAAAGGCAAAAATCAACCCTCTGGCTCTTATGTGTACCGCATTACATTCTCCAATATTTATGGCTGGGAATCTGTAAATAATGGTAGTTTCTTGCTGATCCGCTGA